A single region of the Salipaludibacillus sp. LMS25 genome encodes:
- a CDS encoding discoidin domain-containing protein: MRQRVCFLLTSLIMLFFFLLPEDTLATQPESSYWYPDQLLEWSPETDPHAKYNRSTVPLAERDVLFSVNKTQQTDAKLVALSALNPNTSGVPSQGDNEFFANTFSYWQYVDLMVYWAGSAGEGIITPPSADVIDASHRNGVPILGNVFFPPHVYGGQEEWVEKMLAQREDGSFPAADKLLEVADYYGFDGWFINQETEGGTPETAVKMQEFLIYLQKNKPEEMHIMWYDSMISSGEIRWQNYLNANNKMFLQEGDTKVADSMFLNFWWWNSSQKSSQDKALELGRNPYDLYSGIDVEGDGPNTYVNWANLFPEGNSAYTSLGIYRPDWAFKAADNMQEFYAKEQEFWVGQLGNPTKTEYNPDSWKGMAHYFTETTPINEKPFVTHFNTGSGQFFAVGGAVKSDQSWNNRSLQDVLPTWRWIRESDGEAMSVDFDWEEAYFGGSSLKVYGELSPENATHIKLYKMNLEVDKDTEILITYKASTKKPNMKVGISFEGEEDKFEFFDLRKKSHNDWVTERIKLKKFDGETIASLSLFFDSDAVILDYQLNVGELKVTSKNQENIVPAPPKNVDVSTTFTEGLYADIALSWEGGGDIRHYEVYRYLENGDKALLGATPNNVLFVPDLRRDGNETSTGIEVVAVSKNFTRSAGITEVYEWPAFPKPKADFTVSRTFAAPGDEIQFFNQSSEATEEVEWFFEGATPSTSMELTPTVVYEEEGTYSARLFARNSEGEDTILKENFITISEDAGDVRNLSLHQEATASGQCAPNEGPSYAVDGKVSDNSKWCAIGLNHWLMVDLGDVYQLSQFVIKHAEAGGEPAAFNTKAFTIETSVDGEVWKDTVSVTNNISGVSEHSIPLTKARYVRLTVHQPTQGGDQAARIYEFETYGF, from the coding sequence ATGAGACAGAGAGTTTGTTTTTTATTAACGTCACTTATAATGTTGTTTTTTTTCTTACTCCCAGAAGACACATTAGCTACTCAACCTGAATCCTCTTACTGGTACCCGGATCAGTTATTGGAGTGGAGTCCGGAGACAGATCCCCACGCTAAATACAATCGTAGTACAGTCCCGCTAGCTGAGAGAGACGTGTTGTTTTCTGTTAATAAAACACAGCAAACAGATGCAAAGCTAGTAGCACTGTCTGCACTAAATCCTAATACGAGTGGCGTTCCTTCGCAAGGGGATAATGAATTTTTTGCTAACACGTTCAGTTACTGGCAGTACGTTGATTTAATGGTCTATTGGGCAGGCTCTGCAGGAGAGGGAATTATTACGCCCCCAAGTGCAGATGTTATTGATGCCTCCCACCGAAATGGGGTGCCAATTTTGGGAAACGTCTTTTTTCCACCACACGTATACGGTGGGCAAGAGGAATGGGTGGAGAAGATGTTGGCTCAGCGGGAGGATGGCTCATTCCCTGCTGCGGACAAATTGTTGGAAGTAGCGGATTACTATGGATTTGATGGATGGTTTATCAATCAGGAAACGGAGGGTGGAACTCCGGAGACAGCAGTGAAGATGCAAGAGTTTCTCATTTATTTACAAAAAAACAAACCAGAAGAAATGCATATTATGTGGTATGATTCGATGATTTCCTCTGGGGAAATTCGCTGGCAAAACTATTTAAATGCCAATAACAAAATGTTTTTACAAGAGGGAGATACTAAAGTTGCGGATAGTATGTTCCTAAATTTCTGGTGGTGGAATAGTAGTCAGAAGAGTTCTCAAGACAAGGCATTGGAATTGGGAAGAAATCCATATGACCTGTACTCAGGTATTGATGTAGAGGGGGATGGGCCAAATACGTATGTAAACTGGGCTAACCTATTTCCAGAGGGGAACTCCGCTTATACATCATTAGGAATATACAGACCAGACTGGGCATTTAAAGCAGCAGATAACATGCAAGAATTCTATGCGAAAGAACAGGAGTTTTGGGTAGGACAATTAGGTAATCCTACGAAAACTGAGTACAATCCAGATAGTTGGAAAGGGATGGCCCATTATTTCACTGAAACGACGCCTATTAATGAAAAGCCGTTTGTGACACATTTTAATACAGGGAGTGGGCAATTCTTTGCTGTAGGAGGAGCAGTGAAATCAGATCAATCGTGGAATAATCGAAGCTTACAGGATGTTCTTCCCACATGGCGTTGGATTCGGGAAAGTGATGGTGAAGCAATGTCAGTGGATTTTGATTGGGAAGAAGCCTATTTCGGGGGAAGCTCCTTAAAAGTGTATGGAGAGTTATCGCCTGAAAATGCAACTCATATAAAATTATATAAAATGAATTTAGAAGTTGATAAAGATACTGAGATTTTAATTACCTATAAAGCTTCAACGAAGAAACCAAATATGAAAGTAGGGATAAGTTTTGAGGGAGAGGAGGATAAGTTTGAATTCTTCGATCTTCGTAAGAAAAGCCATAATGACTGGGTGACAGAACGGATTAAATTAAAGAAATTTGATGGGGAGACGATTGCTAGCTTATCCTTATTTTTCGATAGTGACGCCGTAATCTTAGACTATCAGCTTAATGTTGGAGAACTAAAGGTGACTAGTAAAAATCAAGAGAATATCGTCCCAGCCCCCCCAAAAAATGTTGATGTAAGCACAACGTTTACTGAAGGACTATATGCAGACATTGCTTTGTCTTGGGAAGGTGGTGGAGACATACGTCATTATGAAGTTTACCGATATTTGGAGAATGGTGATAAAGCGTTATTAGGGGCAACTCCTAATAATGTGCTATTTGTTCCGGACTTAAGAAGAGACGGAAATGAAACTTCAACGGGTATTGAAGTAGTTGCTGTCAGCAAAAATTTCACTAGAAGTGCAGGAATAACCGAGGTATATGAATGGCCGGCGTTCCCAAAACCAAAGGCTGATTTTACGGTGAGTCGAACTTTTGCCGCACCTGGCGATGAAATTCAATTCTTTAATCAATCATCAGAAGCTACAGAGGAAGTAGAGTGGTTCTTTGAAGGAGCAACACCTTCCACAAGTATGGAACTGACTCCAACGGTCGTTTATGAAGAGGAGGGGACATACAGCGCTCGCTTATTTGCAAGAAATAGTGAAGGAGAAGATACAATCTTAAAGGAAAACTTTATCACTATTTCAGAGGATGCCGGTGATGTTAGAAACCTCTCATTGCATCAGGAGGCTACAGCAAGTGGGCAATGTGCTCCAAATGAGGGTCCAAGTTACGCAGTAGATGGAAAAGTGTCGGACAACAGTAAATGGTGTGCGATAGGGCTGAATCATTGGCTCATGGTGGATCTTGGTGATGTTTATCAGTTATCACAATTTGTCATTAAGCATGCTGAAGCTGGAGGAGAACCTGCCGCATTCAATACTAAAGCATTTACGATCGAAACGAGTGTAGATGGAGAGGTTTGGAAAGATACAGTATCTGTAACAAACAATATATCAGGGGTGAGCGAACATTCGATTCCATTAACGAAAGCTAGATATGTCCGCCTAACGGTTCATCAACCGACACAAGGTGGCGATCAGGCAGCAAGAATATATGAGTTTGAAACATATGGCTTTTAG
- a CDS encoding sensor histidine kinase: MIALIIVSDLLHLFEMTSSFFITLSVPVFLLFLLYFHFLSPVISGIAVGLAVFIFRTILSVIDQLPLMDALLFHAPVVVFFVVYGVLFWLFYLQRFYSNPVYIGIYAIILDTFASIAELAIRNSFSLIHPSFSLMTAVLFLAILRNFFVMGFFMLILYNKEQIKHEEKKKQSDHMFLLIADLYAESVQLKHSITKAEKITSNLYYLSKEIKEDVSPPLSKKILEMAGEVHDFKKDHQRIFASLAQIIKDQKKTEQLNICKILEIVIKSNKSYAAFLEKDLVISVTVANKKDIIHSFLSMSVLNNLIGNSIEAIEKRGHIDVTIENSDPAGFIHIQVTDNGPGIHEQNQSFIFSPGFTTKFNNEGRPSNGIGLSYIKHSLEKFNGSIKLVESKPNIRTCFSVILPREISLDPKEVY; encoded by the coding sequence ATGATTGCTTTAATTATTGTTTCTGATTTATTACATTTGTTTGAGATGACATCCTCTTTTTTTATCACATTAAGCGTACCAGTATTTTTGTTATTTTTACTTTACTTTCATTTTCTTTCCCCTGTTATATCTGGCATTGCAGTTGGCTTAGCTGTTTTTATTTTCCGAACTATTTTATCTGTTATCGATCAATTACCGCTTATGGATGCACTACTTTTTCACGCGCCTGTGGTAGTTTTTTTTGTCGTTTATGGCGTGCTCTTTTGGCTGTTTTATCTACAAAGATTTTATAGTAATCCTGTTTATATCGGCATTTATGCCATTATCCTCGACACCTTTGCATCAATTGCAGAATTAGCCATAAGAAATTCCTTTTCTCTAATCCATCCTTCCTTTTCTTTAATGACTGCCGTATTATTCTTGGCGATTTTAAGAAACTTCTTCGTAATGGGGTTTTTTATGCTAATCCTTTACAATAAAGAACAAATCAAACATGAAGAGAAAAAAAAGCAGAGTGATCACATGTTTTTATTAATCGCCGACTTATACGCAGAAAGTGTACAATTAAAGCATTCTATAACCAAAGCAGAAAAAATTACATCCAACCTCTATTATTTATCTAAAGAAATAAAAGAGGACGTCTCTCCACCATTATCAAAAAAGATACTCGAAATGGCTGGTGAAGTTCATGATTTTAAAAAAGACCATCAAAGAATATTTGCTTCCTTAGCACAAATCATTAAAGATCAAAAGAAAACAGAACAATTAAATATTTGTAAAATTTTAGAAATCGTTATTAAATCGAATAAATCCTATGCTGCTTTTTTAGAAAAGGACCTCGTCATATCTGTTACAGTAGCAAATAAGAAAGATATTATTCACTCTTTTTTATCAATGTCTGTGTTGAATAATTTAATCGGAAATTCAATAGAAGCAATTGAAAAGCGTGGGCATATAGACGTTACAATTGAAAATTCAGATCCAGCAGGTTTTATTCACATCCAAGTGACTGATAACGGACCAGGAATCCATGAACAAAATCAATCATTCATTTTTTCTCCCGGTTTTACAACAAAATTTAATAATGAAGGTAGGCCTTCAAATGGTATTGGGTTATCTTATATCAAACATTCTTTAGAAAAATTCAATGGCAGTATAAAACTCGTAGAATCAAAACCAAATATCAGGACGTGTTTTTCCGTCATTCTTCCCCGGGAAATCTCACTTGACCCAAAGGAGGTTTATTAA
- a CDS encoding SLC13 family permease — protein sequence MMLLAQLIMLATLILMISGKTPLYMTAIIGSTLAAIGAGFPLSGEEEVTVLNMVNNSLHPVIADMAGVLLFIGVMEKTGFLNAIIRKIILLGSKIGGGPGIAGAGSTAAGVIGGLTGFTQPAITAVITGPAAIKLGVNPNKVAGIQAHAGHLGNFGGFTHPTLLTVIATAGITFGWINLIGAFVAMSIIGISYLRLKREEKSSDIKLTEQEVNSILKDLEDIDNERSFILAIIPFIVLVIGFSVGYPVFIVGVASSILVAIFAKISLKKAEEMMLEGVKRVAVPLIATLGFLFMSSVIQNVGIADIMADWFDPLLVYSPVLVMLAVSALAGLVTQSNAASSAIVIPFLTIVLQYDVSPLAAAAAGAGGCAIMQYYLTGGPVAALATTVPVVPGSELKLANKFQRPSILGGLAVLFFIVLFIS from the coding sequence ATGATGCTACTAGCTCAATTAATTATGTTGGCAACACTAATCTTAATGATTTCGGGTAAGACCCCCCTTTATATGACCGCCATAATCGGATCGACGTTGGCTGCAATCGGGGCAGGGTTTCCTTTATCAGGAGAAGAGGAAGTGACTGTTTTAAACATGGTTAATAACAGTCTCCACCCAGTTATTGCTGACATGGCAGGCGTGTTACTATTTATCGGTGTTATGGAAAAAACAGGATTTCTAAATGCGATTATTCGAAAAATCATTTTGCTTGGAAGCAAAATTGGCGGAGGCCCAGGAATCGCAGGTGCAGGAAGTACTGCAGCTGGTGTAATTGGCGGATTGACTGGGTTCACACAACCTGCCATTACAGCCGTTATTACAGGTCCTGCAGCTATAAAATTAGGAGTGAATCCGAACAAAGTTGCTGGTATTCAAGCTCACGCAGGACATTTGGGTAATTTTGGAGGATTCACACATCCAACGCTGTTAACAGTAATCGCAACTGCTGGCATTACTTTTGGTTGGATCAATCTTATTGGTGCATTTGTCGCTATGTCGATTATTGGAATAAGTTATCTCCGCTTAAAAAGAGAAGAGAAAAGTAGTGATATTAAACTTACAGAACAAGAAGTAAACAGTATTTTAAAAGATTTAGAAGACATAGATAATGAGAGAAGTTTCATTTTAGCAATTATCCCATTTATCGTATTGGTCATTGGTTTTTCTGTTGGGTATCCAGTATTTATCGTAGGTGTGGCTTCTTCAATTCTCGTTGCTATTTTTGCTAAAATATCTTTGAAAAAAGCGGAAGAAATGATGCTTGAAGGAGTAAAACGAGTAGCAGTGCCATTAATTGCAACATTAGGTTTTCTGTTTATGTCATCTGTGATTCAAAATGTAGGAATTGCTGATATTATGGCTGATTGGTTTGATCCATTACTTGTTTACTCACCGGTGTTAGTTATGCTGGCGGTCTCTGCTTTGGCTGGACTTGTGACACAGTCCAATGCAGCATCATCAGCGATTGTTATTCCATTTTTGACCATTGTACTCCAGTATGATGTTTCCCCATTAGCAGCGGCTGCAGCTGGTGCCGGAGGGTGTGCAATCATGCAATATTATCTCACTGGTGGCCCGGTGGCAGCCTTGGCAACCACTGTTCCGGTAGTACCTGGATCGGAACTTAAATTAGCAAATAAATTCCAAAGACCATCTATACTCGGTGGTTTGGCTGTCTTGTTCTTCATAGTTTTGTTTATTAGCTGA
- a CDS encoding DNA-binding domain-containing protein codes for MNYFIVDDDPAVRGILKHLIHAGEGKVVGDAEDGSHLHAITLTQTETDILIIDLLMPEEDGIDTVRRVSPDFTGKIIMISQVETKEIIAEAYQNKVEAYITKPINRLEVLSVLSKVCNTLKLERSMHQIKNTLHLFNIEQNPPSVTSKEQSQKSHLTACAMTILSDLGIRYEKGADDLIGILQAFLSEDASEISSLKKLWESSLQVNGQEICQRNIKATEQRVRRAIIQAFNHISSLGAIDVTHPKFEYYAMRFFDLDMIQQRIHELNVSQNREKKLLQPRLNIKKFIMAFIDECQQHKSDFFC; via the coding sequence ATGAATTATTTCATTGTAGACGACGATCCCGCTGTCAGAGGTATTTTGAAGCATTTGATACATGCTGGTGAAGGAAAAGTAGTTGGGGATGCAGAAGATGGAAGTCACTTGCACGCAATTACATTAACTCAAACCGAAACAGATATATTAATCATCGATCTGCTTATGCCCGAGGAAGATGGAATTGACACGGTTAGAAGGGTAAGTCCAGATTTCACTGGTAAAATAATTATGATCTCACAAGTAGAAACAAAAGAAATAATTGCAGAAGCCTATCAAAATAAAGTTGAAGCATATATTACCAAACCTATTAATCGGTTGGAAGTATTATCGGTATTATCCAAGGTCTGCAACACCCTTAAACTTGAAAGATCAATGCATCAAATAAAAAACACTCTACACCTTTTCAACATCGAACAGAATCCACCATCTGTCACTTCAAAGGAGCAGAGTCAAAAGTCTCATTTAACTGCTTGTGCAATGACCATCTTATCAGATTTAGGAATACGCTATGAAAAAGGAGCTGATGATCTTATCGGTATCCTTCAGGCCTTTCTTTCAGAGGATGCATCAGAAATCTCGTCTCTCAAAAAACTTTGGGAATCCAGCCTTCAAGTAAATGGCCAAGAAATTTGTCAAAGAAATATAAAAGCAACTGAACAAAGAGTCAGAAGAGCTATTATCCAGGCATTTAATCATATCTCCTCACTAGGTGCCATAGATGTCACACATCCAAAATTTGAATACTATGCCATGCGCTTTTTTGACCTGGACATGATTCAACAACGGATACATGAACTGAATGTTTCCCAAAACCGTGAAAAGAAATTACTTCAACCTCGACTAAACATAAAAAAATTTATTATGGCTTTTATCGATGAATGCCAACAACATAAATCGGATTTCTTCTGTTAA
- a CDS encoding asparaginase: MKKIALITTGGTIASKENEEGRLVSGVLTSEEYCDLEGIPSDIEVSIFPLLNKPSMHISLSELNQIAEQITTLFEQGFHGAVITHGTDSLEESSYYLDLIIDHSNPVVVTGSQRSSKASGSDADTNLIQSICAAASDKLIDIGTVVVFNERIFSAKYVKKEHAYNLQGFESFGYGHLGTIDGQKVILYQKPSDRQVYPSVIQDIPKVEIIKCYLDADEILIDACIANKVEGIVLEGNGRGQISPSQMEAVLRGIETGITFVLTTSCEQGRVDTTYDYYASAQHLYENGVILGSDMNSKKARLKLIALLRSKKDVVQGFMD; this comes from the coding sequence ATGAAGAAGATTGCCTTAATCACAACTGGTGGGACGATAGCAAGTAAAGAAAATGAGGAAGGGAGGCTGGTTTCTGGGGTGTTGACTAGTGAAGAATATTGTGATTTGGAGGGGATTCCCAGTGACATTGAAGTAAGTATCTTTCCGCTATTAAATAAACCGAGTATGCACATTTCACTAAGTGAATTAAATCAAATTGCGGAGCAAATCACAACATTATTCGAACAAGGTTTTCATGGAGCAGTTATCACTCATGGAACAGATTCTTTAGAGGAATCATCCTATTATTTGGACCTCATTATTGATCATTCCAATCCTGTTGTGGTAACGGGATCACAGCGATCTTCTAAGGCTTCGGGAAGCGATGCTGATACGAACCTTATCCAATCAATATGTGCAGCAGCTTCTGATAAATTAATAGATATAGGAACAGTCGTTGTTTTTAATGAGAGAATATTCTCTGCTAAATACGTAAAAAAAGAACATGCTTATAATCTACAAGGATTTGAATCTTTTGGGTATGGTCATTTAGGGACGATCGATGGTCAAAAGGTCATATTGTATCAAAAACCTTCAGACAGACAAGTATATCCTTCAGTAATTCAAGACATTCCAAAAGTAGAAATTATTAAATGTTATCTAGATGCAGATGAAATTTTAATCGATGCATGTATAGCTAATAAAGTGGAAGGGATTGTATTGGAAGGGAACGGAAGAGGGCAAATTTCACCTTCTCAAATGGAAGCAGTTTTACGAGGAATTGAAACAGGCATCACATTTGTCCTGACAACTTCATGTGAACAAGGAAGAGTGGATACGACTTACGACTATTATGCCAGTGCTCAACACTTATATGAAAACGGAGTCATTTTGGGAAGCGATATGAATTCCAAAAAGGCAAGGTTAAAATTGATTGCTCTGCTTCGATCAAAAAAGGACGTTGTTCAAGGGTTTATGGATTAA